The Malaclemys terrapin pileata isolate rMalTer1 chromosome 2, rMalTer1.hap1, whole genome shotgun sequence nucleotide sequence TTCccattccccacttcaaagtACTCAAGTTGAACATTGTGCTATAGTATCAACATAGTTAGTATATTTTCACTAATGGCATATAAACATAGCAGCAAAGCACAGCTTAATAGACGATTGTTAGCCAGATTCTGCCTATGGTGGTGAAAAAGAATTTTTGTTCAAATGAGAAGACAAATGAATAAATTCCCCAGTCTTGTACCCACTTCTGTCTGCAGCATACACACCCTTGGTAGACAACATATATTATAGTCTGAGGAGGTAAATTTTTGTGGGAACTCCTTCTTAAAACATTGGCAGCACGTGACTTTAAGAACACATCTCAGGATTCTGATGATGACATGATTTATGACATCACAAAAACCATTGCAGTTTATGAAGTCAATAGGACCCTGAGGATGACTGTTAGCCTTGTAAGAGGATTCAGGACAATGGGAGAAGAAGGAAGAAAGATGTTTGCCATGAGGCCTCAAGTTAAGTTCTTAACCAAATCCTTGTCTAGAGtgagtcattttcctgcttttcctTCCTTCTGCCTCCATTGAGACCAAACTGTGTCCCATACTCTCTCCTGGGATGGGCACCATGAATCCTAGGACAGTTCACAGTGAGATGCAGGACTTGGCAAAATTGAATCAGGGCTTTATAAATTCTGAAGATCGCCGCTTCCTTCGGGAATCAGTAGCGAGTATGGAAAATTCCATGTCTCCCACTTCAAGCCATACAGCTGCAGGTGAGATGATCAGGGAGTCAGATAAGCTCCTGAAAGAGGCTGAGAACAAAGAGAATGATTTGAAAATTGATGCAGAGGAGGTGATTGAACCAGAACAAGATGATCACCAAGAGATGGTAGACCAAAACTTGCAGCTAACAGATGAGACGACAAAGCAGGCCAATGAAAAGAATAGGGAGGCCTTTGATGTCCTGTCTAAAGGTGAACTTCAGAAAGCAATTGACTTGTTCTCAGATGCCATCAAACTGAATCCATACCTTGTCAACTCGTATACTAACAGAGCTAATGTCTTTGTGCATCTGCAGAAACCAAACGCTGCCATTAGTGACTGTAACAGAGCCATAGAGCTCAACCCTAACTTAGCACAGCCCTACAAGGTGCGAGGAAAAGCACTCCAGCTCCTGGGGCTCTTGGAAGAAGCAGCTTGTGACCTGGCCTTGGCTTGCAAACTGGGTTATGATGAAGATGCCAGTAATGTGGTCAAGGAAGTGCAGGTGAGAACCCAGAAGAACTCTGAACACAAAACAAAGAATGAGCAAAAATGTAAGCACAGGAAGACACTGGAGAGAGTGAAAAGGGCTCTGGCAAAAGAAAGAGCTGATAAGACAGTCTCCTGGGATCAGGAAAAAGCTCAGAGGGAGAAGGAGTCCAGTGAGGAACCCGAGAGTGAGGAGAGTGAGTTGGAGATTGATAACGAAGGGGTGATTGAACCCGATGAGGATGAGCCCCAAGAGATGGGCGATGAGAATATGAAGGTAACAGACGAAATGGTGAAGCAGGCCATTGAAAAGAAGAGGGAGGCTTTTGATGCAATGGGTAAAGGAGAACTTCAAAGAGCTGTTGATTTGTTCACAGATGCCATCAAACTGAACCCACGGCTTACGATTTTATATGCCAACCGAGCCAGTGTCTATGTGCAGTTGCAGAAGCCAAATGCTGCCATTAGAGACTGTGACAGAGCCATAAATATCAACCCTGACTCCGCACAGCCCTACAAGTGGCGAGGGAAAGCGCTCCGGCTCCTGGGTTACTGGCAGGAGGCTGCTGAGGACCTGTCCTTGGCCTGTCAGCTGGATTATGATGAAGAGACCAATGCCATGCTGAATGAGGTGCAGCCAAGGGCCCAGAAAATCACCCACCACTGGAGAAAGTATGAgcaaaagcaaaaggaaaagagatttcaggaggccctggagAGAATGAAGAAAGCcatggaggagagggagggagctcaACTTCAGACACCTGAGGAAAGAGATGAGCTTGAGGCCTGGCAAGAAAAGGAAAGAGCTCAGCCTCAGAATACCCAGAAACGTGAAAGAGTTAAGCTTCAGGCCTCCTGGGAACAATGGGGTGCACATTTTAAATACTCTACCGTACAAGAAGGAGCTCTGCCAGTGGCCCATGGTGATAAGAAGAATTTCCAGCTGAAGGCCCAGGGGAGAGCTGAGAGTGAGGAAGAGTCCAGTGAGGAGAGTGAGTTGGAGATCGATAACGAAGGGGTGATTGAACCCGATGAGGATGAGCCCCAAGAGATGGGCGATGAGAATCTGAAGGTAACAGACGAAATGATGAAGCAGGCCATTGAAAAGAAGAGGGAGGCTTTTGATGCAATGGATAAAGGAGAACTTCAGAGAGCTGTTGATTTGTTCACAGATGCCATCAAACTGAACCCACGGCTTACGATTTTATATGCCAACCGAGCCAGTGTCTATGTGCAGTTGCAGAAGCCAAATGCTGCCATTAGAGACTGTGACAGAGCCATAAATATCAACCCTGATTCCGCACAGCCCTACAAGTGGCGAGGGAAAGCGCTCCAACTCCTGGGTTACTGGCAGGAGGCTGCCAAGGACCTGTCCTTGGCCTGTCAGCTGGATTATGATGAAGAGACCAATGCCATGCTAAATGAGGTACAGCCAAGGGCCCAGAAAATCACCCACCACTGGAGGAAGTATGAGCAAAAGTGCAAGGATGATGAATTTAAGGAGATGGTAGAGAGGATAAAGAAAGTCTTGGAGGAGCAGGAGAGTGCTCAGAAAGCCCTGGAAGAACAGGAGATAGATGAGAAAGCAGCCCTGGAGGAACAGGAGAAATCCATGAAGGAACCTGAGACAACTGAGCAGATAGTGCTGAAAGAACAGGAGAACAATCAACAGGAGCCAATGGAGGAACAAGAGAGAGCTCAGAAGAAGGCATTGAAAGAACAAGAGTCAGTTCAGCAGATCGATCTGGAGGAACAGTTGATAGCTTTGCAGACTGAGCTGGAAGAACAGTTGAAAACTCAGCAGATGGAGCTGGAGGAAGAGGATAGAGCTCTGCAGAAGTTGCTGGAGGAACAGGAGAGGACCCAGAAGAAGGTGCTGGAAAAACAGGAGAGAACCCAGATGAAGGCTCTGGAAGAACTGGAAAGAGCTCAACACCTGGCTCTGAAGGAACTGGAAAGAGCTCAGAAGAAGGTCTTAGAGGAACAGGAAAAAACTCAGAAGGCAGCCCTGGAAGAACAGGAGAGAGCTCAGAAGAAATCccagaaggaaaaggagagggcTGAGAAAGCCCTGGAGGAACTGGCAAGAGCTCATAAAATGGCCCTGAAGGAACTGGAGATTGCTCAGAAAAAAGGCCTGGAGGAAcatgaaagagcccagcagaaggCCTTGGCAGAACAAAAGAAAGCTCATATGGCTATGGAAGAACTGGAGAAAGCTCATAAGAAGCAAGAGAGAGCGCAGAAGGCTGCCCTAGAGGAGCAGAGGAGAGCTCAGAAGGCCCTAGAGGTACTGGAAAGAGAACAGAGAAAGGTCATGGAGGAGCAGAAGAGAACTCAAAATAAGGCGATAGAGGAACAGGAAAAAGCCCAGAAAGCCCAGGAGGAACTGGCAAGAGTTCAGCAGCAGACTctagaggaaaaagagagagctCAGAAGAAGACCAGAGAGGAACAGGAGAGAGCCCAGAAAGCCCTGGAAGAACTGGTGAGAGCTCAGAAAGAGGCCCTAGATGAACAAGAGAGAGCTCAGAAGAAGGCTACAGAGGAACAGAAGAGGGCTAAAAAGGCCTTGGAGGAACTGGAGAGAGCTCAGAAAAAAGCCTTTGAGGAACTGGAGAGAGCTCAGAAAAAGGCCTTGGAGGAACAAGAGAGAGCTCGAAAGAAAGCCCTGGAGGAACAGGAGAGGGCTCAAAAAGGCCTGGAGGAACTGGAGAAAGCTCAGAAAAAGGCCTTGGAGGAACAAGAGAGAGCTCGAAAGAAAGCCCTGAAGGAACAGGAGAGGGCTCAAAAAGGCCTGGAGGAACTGGAGAAAGCTCAGAAAAAGGCATTGGAGGAACTGGAGAGAGCTCAGAAAGAGGTACTGCAGGAACAAGAGAAAGCTCAGAAGAAAGCCCTGGAGGAACAAGAAAAAGCTCAGAAGAAAGCCCTGGAGGAACAAGAGAAAGCTCAGAAGAAAGCTCTGGAGGAACAGAAGAGGGCTCAGAAAGctctggagaaactggagagagCTCAGAAAAAATCCCTAGAGGAGCTGCAAAGAGTTCAGAAAGGGGTCCTGGAGGAACAAGAGAAAGCTCAGAAGAAAGCCCTGGAGGAACAGAAGAGGGCTCAGAAAGctctggagaaactggagagagCTCAGAAAAACTCCCTAGAGgagctggagagagttcagaaagGGGTCTTGGATGAGCCAGAAAAAGCTCAGAAGGCGGCCCTGGAGGAACATGAGAAAGCTCAGAAAAAGGTTCCAGAGGAACAGGAGGAAGCTCAGAAAGAGGCCCCAGAAGAACATGAAGGAACTCATAAAATGTTTTGTGAAGACCTAGAAAGAGCACAGAAAAAAGACTTAGAGGAATGGGAGAAAGCTCATGAAAAGGTCTGTGTAGAACAGGAAAGAGATCAGGAGAAAGACATAGAGGAACAGGAAACAGCCACGGAGGAACAACTGAGAGCTCAAAAAGGGCCAGAGCATGCAACAAGTTCATTAAGACCGCTCGCAAAATCTATTTGGGACTATTTTGAATCAGGCTAGACTCAGAATTCTGAGCCATTGTCTGAGTTTGTCCTGGAACCCAGCAAACATTAACAAACACAGGAATCAATGCGTGCTCACTGCAGTGTGTAAATTTAGAGGTCGTGTACAACTGCTGTTTTCATTAAAGTgaaattaaaacacaaatatgaacagaatttttcatttctctatctaaacagtttttaaaggatTAAAGCACTTCTCATGCAGTGTTTTGACACATGCACAAGTATACATAGACTATGTGGAATGCTCCTCTCCAGTTGAATATGAGTGCCTCAGGTACTCAGTCATTGGGCTGTAGAGTAGGTTAAAGAATCCAAAGACACTTCCTTCATCAGCCTAAGTATTGCTACACTAATAGATAAACTGCAAATGGAGCGTGCACATTTCTGTTTCTCTGCCAATGTCTATTTGATCCCCTGGTACTTTCTCAAAGACCGGTCTGTGaaggggaggagggtttggaatcTTCCTCTCCTGATCATTCTTCCTGTAAAAGGGGATGAGGGAAAGAAGACATTGAACATGCTGCCAACAGAAAATCTGTGGGAGGGATTTGAGCAGCAAATGAGAGCTGACCATGACCAGTTGGATGAGGAGCCTCCAGATAAATGGGTGATGGAGGGAATTATTACTGAAGAGGGAGGCCAGGGTCTTGATGTGGAACTTTGAAGGGAAGAGGGAATTGATGGGTGGGAGCATGACTAAAGGGTGCATTGCTTGTGATGTATAGGCCACATGATCGGGATAAACTCTTAAGTTGCTTGAGTTCATGAAAGGGGCCATGATTCTGCAAGCGGCTCTGGGTAGGGAGAGCCCCTTTGACGTCAGCTGATTGCTTTGCAGGCACAAGGGCCCACTCATGTGGAGCAGCTTGCAGCATCAGAGACTTGGTTTAGAcataaccattttttttaatcaaatctaAATTTGGGTGTGTAAAATCCAGTATTTCCAACTTCAAGAGCGCAAAAATCATGAGTCTGGCctcaaaaatcacgagattggcttaaaaatcatgagggttttttattttgaGATAACATCTTTATTCTTTTTATGTGTGTTctgatttctgagcctttagagtCCACTTGGTTCATGGTTTCAAGCTCTTCTCTGCTACCATGCatgctagaaactttttttttaaatgaacataatTACTTGGAGTGGGACGTTAAATAAAATCATCAAATATTGTGACACTTGGCAACTTTGAAAATTCTGATGAATTATACATGGCTGAGCCCAAGCAGAGGTTTAGAATCTATGGCAAAAATGTTGCAGCTGCTAATTGCTTGCGGAGGGAGATTCCTTCGGATGATGCTCATTACGGCTAGAGGAACTAAAGAGGAGGTAGTCCCAAACCAGCTTCGGAGGAAAAGTAGAATTAGAGGCTCTTAGGTTGGACCAAAGTTTCTGAAGCTATCTGATTGCTGCCTGAAGAAGTTGGAGTGTACTGGGGCTGAAGCTTTGTGAAGGAGCACCCACCCCACACAAGCCCTGGAAAGGTTAAGGAGCCAATTAACTtgccaggctgcacctggaggaggagccagggagcatgGGAACAGGAAAGGTCTGTATAAAGCTCAGAGCAGCTGGGGGCTTCAAAGAAAgggtctgcagtcactccctgggaaaagggaggtgtgtttgagACTGCGGGGTTCAGTAGTCTATATTTACTCCCTGTGAGGAGGGAGTTTGAGCTGGTAGACCCAGAGTGGGTGGAACCAAAAgctgtaggaaggagtccagggaaggagcagcaggGTCTAAGTGAAACCACAGTAGCCAGGTATAGGGTCCCTAGACTGGAACCTGGAGTGGTGGCCcggcctgggttcctctacccccACTAAGGAAGTGGTATCATCAGGTAGTGCCCAATAAGACTGCCTGAGACCAGTTGTGCGGAAGGACTTTGGTACCCCACAAGGGGGGATACATGGTGAGGGACCTGGCTAGAGGGCTGAGTCACGAAAAGGAGGCAGTGGTTcctggagcaagagaggggcCACAGATGGCAAAAGACAGAGTGTGGCAGAGTGCAACTGCAGGAAGGGGTGTTGGCTGTGCAGAGCTAAATCTCCAAAACAACCAGGAGGGGGCACCACCTGCTGTGACTACGGTAGAGTGCCCTGTCACAAGCGTCTAGCAAATGGCTGATGTGACTGGGTAAAAGAAACtcctaggcttggtctacactaccccccccaattcgaactaaggtacgcaacttcagctacgtgaataacgtagctgaagtcgaagtaccttagttcgaacttaccttggtccacacgcggcaggcaggctcccccgtcgactccgcggtactcctctcgccgagctggagtaccgcagtcgacggcgagcacttccgggttcgacttatcgcgtccagactagacgcgataagtcgaacccagaacttcgatttccagccgtcgaactacctggtaagtgtagccaaggccctagtaATGTTACTCTGGGACTTGGCCTGAGGAATTCATACCTGAATACTTTCCCTTTCCATTATGGATGATAGAAGATCTATTTTGAGCATATCTTAACCTTACAGATGTACCTACATCTACTTTTTTTTTGTGTCTTAACAAACTACTCTGCAGCTTACCTCTTTTAATAGAGTCCTGCAGAAGTGGTGGGTAGATGTGGAGTCCTCAGTGGGTGAAAATGTATTGTCTTttgaccccctccccctttgcaaCTGTGGCCTGACTCTTGTGAGATGTTGAGTGCACTCCACTCCCGCTGATGTCCATGAAAGTGGAAGATACTTAGCAGAGAGTACACcgcaatacatttttaaaagtacaatTGACAACAGTTTTAGGACACAAATATGCCCTGGCAGTTCAGTGAACATAAACACATCTGCACATCAGCGCAGTGCTAAAgtaggagagagtgagagagagaatggaactGCGGATGAACTACAATGAAACTGACTAATCTGACTTCAATGTTCCGTCTGAGTCAGTGCAGAAGTAAACATTCACCATGAATAAATAGTGAAAAGCAAATTGGTTATGAAACTCTTTCTACCTTTTATTCAGAAAGCTTTTCTTCCCATAGATATagatattttaatataaacagaCAACAGCATACGAAATTACAGACAAAATGAATTGGAAGAAGTCTATTGTaaattctctggggcagggaatgtaCCATCCTATATATATAGCCACAAACAGTGTCTAGCATTTTGTGAGCACTAATTATTAGAGTTGAGcaacatttttacatttaaacagtttttaatggaaaattggggttttgactcaatgaaatttttcatgaaaattatctacttttcacagaaaatttcaaaGCTTAATAGAAAACccccaaaacatttttgatttgTTCCACTGAAAATGTGGTGTGCATGTATATGTATaacacatttcattttaatcaaaaCTTTCCATGAGGGGAAACCTCATTTTCCAGCTAGttctaataaatatttattgtcATGGcggtttctttaaaaaacaaaacaatcattcattCTAAGCAAACAACAGTGGATGGGCAAActtcaaagaaaaacatttaaagtttCAGTTTAGTCCTAAATATGTCAttatttagagaaaaaaatagaaagcaacaaaataaaaagggtATGGCAATTATGTAGGAGTGCAGCAATTAACAGCATTCAGCTAACaccttatttatttgtttttaataatgtgtTAATATTATTGAGTGTGCAAAATGAAAACTGAGGAAGCAGCATAGAAGAAAGGAACGGAGAGAGGTAGGGTGAGAAGGAGAAAAAGGTATCAACATGTTATCATAAAGTGGCTTCTCTGGCATGAAAATATtttgcacatttcccagaatgGGGAAGTACAAGTCCAGATTGACTCATTGGCTCTTACTGGAAGAtgtttcctcctccctctcacTATGATGGTAGATGATAAATCTGATTTCCACTCTGAGACTGGGGGAGGGTGTGGCTCTGTCCAGTGTATGAGTAAAATTCACTCTTGTATGAAACAAAAGCCATCTTCATTGAGGCTAAAGAGGAACAGTTTAACAGAAGGGATATTGGTATAGTTTAGTGCTTTTGAGGAACAGGTGCAGATAACAATCCAGGTGTTTGGATCAAAGGCTGTGATAatgggggcttgtctacacatgaaactttgtgaatttaaagcagaataactaatccagaataactccacatatgggctgggtctacactacccgcctgaatcggcgggtagaaatcgacctctcggggattgatttatcgcgtcccgttgggacgcgccaatcgatccctgaatcgacgctcttactccaccagcggaggtgggagtaagtgccgtcgacaggaagccgcagaggtcgattttgccgccgtccctacagcggggtaagtcggctgcgatacgttgaattcagctacgcgacgtagctgaatttgcgtatcttaaatcgaccccccccccagtgtagatgtagccatggacacacttattccagaatagttattccgcaatagctattccagaataactccatgtgtcGACAAACCATGAGGCATGTGCATAGCTGCATCTCCAGCAATTTGTGGCCTGTGATCTGTTTAGTATTCAGTAGAActtgttaaatattttgttttaggtCAGGCACCGGATagtatttgtgatttttttcaaaaaatttggTCTGGTATACTATGCTCTCTAGTGAGTTATGACCTCGTCAGAACtgagattgatttttctttttcttaaatatcATATGAGAGAGAATTTTTCATCACCACTTACTCGTAAATTGTTGTTGGGATCATTTTTCACTTACCTGTGCATTTGTTTCCAAACTGGCAGATACAAAACTGTGTACTGTTATGACAACTGAATGTGAAAATGGATTCTTCAGCATGCACAGCCATGGCAAATGCATATATTTGTTTATGCACATTTGCCCACCTTTAAATATTGACTAATGTAGAGCTGTGCATGTGAAACAACTCTTTGAATTTTGACACTCGGTGGCACCGCAGTACATCTGTGTACACTGAGATGTGGAGAAATAAAATTGCTTCAGACCGTATTGATAATTGTTATAAATTTCTCACTCTTATTAAAAAAGCAGCTTTTTATTAGATCAACTTTTCAGTGTACAACGTTAGATAATcgtttttggaggggagggagatgtgGTCAGTATAGCTATTCAGGGCCTGTAGAAAGAGCCAGTCATGAGGAAAGGCTACAaaacttttaaatggaaaaaaaaatattggttctGACATGATCATAAGCAAAATTTTGGGGCTCTGGCCTTCTGCTTTTTTAATCAGACTCTATTGACACAGGCTGTCTCTCATTACACAAGACTTCCTAATGGTCAGTAAGCCCCAAACCTTCCTTAATAACCTATTGGCACATCACTTTGATTAGTATCCAGTATCTGTCTTTGATATGGACAGTGTCTTTATGTCCATAGCGAAGGTCAGAAGGGGTTGTAGAAAACTCTAGGTAGAAATTCTacaaggaaagagaaagaaactaAGTAGTTTTATGAATAATACTGTAACGGGAGCCATTAGTTTGTGGTTACTGACCTCAATCACATTTTGGGTATTAACCTTTTAAAGCCCTGCTCCAGGAGGGTTGACTTCATAAGGGACAGTTAAGACAGCATATGGTAAATGTTCTGGAGCCAGGAATTTAAGATCAGTCTCTTACAAGCACTCTTGTGTGTCACACCTCTATTATAaacattgcttttctttttctgataTAGTTCCTCCTTCAGTGTGAGAAAAAAAAGCAACTCTTTCTGTGATTTATGTACTGCTGTCACATGACAGTATTCTCCTTTCATCGCTCATGGCCCCAAAAGGATCTCTGAAAACGTTTTGATCAAATCTTAATTTCTCCTCCCAGATC carries:
- the LOC128832092 gene encoding golgin subfamily A member 6-like protein 22; translation: MNPRTVHSEMQDLAKLNQGFINSEDRRFLRESVASMENSMSPTSSHTAAGEMIRESDKLLKEAENKENDLKIDAEEVIEPEQDDHQEMVDQNLQQPNAAISDCNRAIELNPNLAQPYKVRGKALQLLGLLEEAACDLALACKLGYDEDASNVVKEVQVRTQKNSEHKTKNEQKCKHRKTLERVKRALAKERADKTVSWDQEKAQREKDEEESSEESELEIDNEGVIEPDEDEPQEMGDENLKVTDEMMKQAIEKKREAFDAMDKGELQRAVDLFTDAIKLNPRLTILYANRASVYVQLQKPNAAIRDCDRAININPDSAQPYKWRGKALQLLGYWQEAAKDLSLACQLDYDEETNAMLNEVQPRAQKITHHWRKYEQKCKDDEFKEMVERIKKVLEEQESAQKALEEQEIDEKAALEEQEKSMKEPETTEQIVLKEQENNQQEPMEEQERAQKKALKEQESVQQIDLEEQLIALQTELEEQLKTQQMELEEEDRALQKLLEEQERTQKKVLEKQERTQMKALEELERAQHLALKELERAQKKVLEEQEKTQKAALEEQERAQKKSQKEKERAEKALEELARAHKMALKELEIAQKKGLEEHERAQQKALAEQKKAHMAMEELEKAHKKQERAQKAALEEQRRAQKALEVLEREQRKVMEEQKRTQNKAIEEQEKAQKAQEELARVQQQTLEEKERAQKKTREEQERAQKALEELVRAQKEALDEQERAQKKATEEQKRAKKALEELERAQKKAFEELERAQKKALEEQERARKKALEEQERAQKGLEELEKAQKKALEEQERARKKALKEQERAQKEVLQEQEKAQKKALEEQEKAQKKALEEQEKAQKKALEEQKRAQKALEKLERAQKKSLEELQRVQKGVLEEQEKAQKKALEEQKRAQKALEKLERAQKNSLEELERVQKGVLDEPEKAQKAALEEHEKAQKKVPEEQEEAQKEAPEEHEGTHKMFCEDLERAQKKDLEEWEKAHEKVCVEQERDQEKDIEEQETATEEQLRAQKGPEHATSSLRPLAKSIWDYFESG